A window from Prosthecobacter sp. encodes these proteins:
- a CDS encoding NYN domain-containing protein — MASPTDRAHTIAVFCDFENLAIGVKDAKYDKFDMNKVLDRLLLKGSIVVKKAYCDWDRYKSFKASIHEASFELIEIPHVRQSGKNSADIRMVVDALDLCYTKPHVDTFAIVSGDSDFSPLVSKLRENNKTVIGVGVKQSTSGLFIDNCDEFIFYDDLVREEEKTQTRLARAKPAPSAAKPATQERKPGGDPEKAIQLVVETVEAMLGRSGSDTVWAGPVKQAIRRRQPQFDERFYGFSTFSALLEAAAERNLMKLEKNENGYRIKVSATEE; from the coding sequence ATGGCCTCCCCCACCGACCGCGCGCACACGATTGCTGTTTTCTGCGACTTTGAAAACCTCGCCATCGGGGTGAAGGACGCCAAGTACGACAAGTTCGACATGAACAAGGTGCTGGACCGCCTGCTGCTGAAGGGCAGCATCGTGGTGAAGAAGGCTTACTGCGACTGGGACCGCTACAAGAGCTTCAAGGCGTCGATCCATGAGGCGTCGTTCGAGCTGATCGAAATCCCGCATGTGCGGCAGTCGGGCAAGAACTCGGCGGACATCCGCATGGTCGTGGATGCGCTCGATCTGTGTTACACGAAGCCGCACGTCGATACCTTTGCCATCGTGAGCGGAGATTCGGATTTCTCGCCGCTGGTGAGCAAGCTGCGCGAGAACAACAAGACCGTCATCGGCGTGGGCGTGAAACAGTCCACCAGCGGCCTGTTCATCGACAACTGCGATGAGTTCATCTTCTACGACGATCTCGTGCGTGAGGAGGAGAAGACCCAGACGCGACTGGCGCGTGCCAAACCGGCTCCGTCAGCGGCCAAACCGGCCACGCAGGAAAGAAAACCGGGCGGCGATCCCGAGAAGGCGATCCAACTCGTCGTGGAGACGGTGGAGGCAATGCTGGGCCGCAGTGGTAGCGACACAGTATGGGCCGGGCCGGTGAAGCAGGCGATCCGCCGCCGTCAGCCGCAGTTTGACGAGCGCTTTTACGGCTTCAGCACCTTCAGTGCGCTGCTGGAGGCTGCGGCTGAGCGCAATCTGATGAAGTTGGAGAAGAACGAGAACGGTTACCGCATCAAAGTCTCGGCGACGGAGGAGTAG
- a CDS encoding PQQ-binding-like beta-propeller repeat protein → MASFCSILLSVLMLPFVAQAADWPTYRGDAARSGFTAETIPNQLRLRWQFNAGLPPQPAWPTSERMDFDLAFQPIIVGDLVVFGSSADDQVYALDAKTGAIRWRFFSEGPIRFAPAAWKDRIFVASDDGFLYALALADGEVLWKHRAGPAAEKVFGNERMISHWPARGGPVVQEDKVYFTGGIWPSDGVFIHALDAESGKAVWANSETGRMLMKQPHGGAEALSGVAPQGYLLATADALIVPTGRAVPAVFDRSDGKLRYYHLQKNQQRGGTRALLTDKYFVNSGSLFDVATGELASQLGLGCAVAVPGGLVRADGRSLMTYRWRDVEKIDRKGQAQKVHSLEQDRIVPVEGQVSEFIIAGSEAVVGCDGLITAIDYNGQRNQWWKHEVEGRVLGLAAGNGRIVATTDRGVVYLFDGSPEPLPPAIAKAPEIKVEATADKEAKAILAATGINAGYAVEFGAGNGDLALALARQSNLHILAVEPDPVRAAEARQRIAAAGLYGSRITVHVAALSATDFPKQCANLVIAPKQAAQPEVQNEMRRLRRPYSGVLCQWQKGKITLEKAIAPVGNGSWTHQNGNAANTLCSDDEVVKGQLSMFWFRDVDFEVANRHGQGPAPLVSKGYMVVSGVNGLCCLDAYNGRKLWEFDVKNLLLDFDGIHHDVGVGDTGGPFCIGGDSVYVKSGPRCLRIELSTGKLKGEFTTPVAKDAANRNWGYLAWENGILFGSVENQMHNVSPRYQLTSLRTESVLLFAMDPNSGAVKWQYQPTGSIRHNSVAIAGEKVYLIDRPIIEADRVTNFKRDGKAAPKLPHSAVPNGTLFALDARTGKTLWKNDSDIWGTQISVSARHNVLLMNYKAVRHKFFEIPSEAGGRLGGFDIRTGAKLWEQQVKIETRPLINDDKIYAQGGSWDLKTGSPLTWDFQRSYGCGQISSSRNLLLFRSATLGYLDLSRTAGTENYGGIRPSCWINAIPASGLVLVPDGSSKCQCSYQMKSWFALQGQ, encoded by the coding sequence ATGGCTTCCTTCTGCTCCATCCTTCTTTCCGTTTTGATGCTGCCGTTCGTGGCGCAAGCCGCCGACTGGCCCACTTATCGAGGCGATGCGGCGCGCAGTGGATTCACAGCCGAGACGATTCCGAATCAATTGCGTCTGCGCTGGCAATTCAACGCGGGTCTGCCGCCACAGCCCGCATGGCCGACTTCGGAGCGCATGGATTTCGATCTCGCCTTCCAGCCGATCATCGTCGGCGATCTCGTTGTCTTCGGCAGCTCGGCGGATGATCAAGTCTATGCGCTGGATGCCAAAACAGGCGCGATCCGCTGGCGCTTCTTTTCCGAAGGACCGATTCGTTTTGCGCCTGCGGCATGGAAAGACCGCATCTTCGTCGCCAGTGACGACGGCTTTCTTTACGCGCTCGCTTTGGCCGATGGCGAAGTGCTGTGGAAGCACCGGGCAGGCCCGGCTGCGGAAAAAGTCTTCGGCAACGAGCGCATGATCTCGCACTGGCCTGCGCGTGGCGGTCCCGTGGTGCAGGAGGACAAGGTGTACTTCACTGGCGGCATCTGGCCGAGCGACGGCGTCTTCATTCACGCGCTGGATGCAGAGTCCGGCAAAGCAGTCTGGGCCAACAGCGAAACCGGCCGCATGCTCATGAAGCAACCGCATGGTGGTGCTGAAGCACTCAGCGGCGTCGCGCCGCAGGGCTATCTGCTTGCTACGGCAGACGCGCTCATCGTGCCCACGGGCCGCGCGGTGCCTGCGGTGTTTGATCGTTCTGATGGCAAGCTGCGCTACTACCACCTGCAAAAGAACCAGCAGCGCGGCGGCACGCGAGCCTTGCTGACGGACAAATATTTCGTGAATTCCGGCAGCCTCTTCGATGTGGCGACGGGCGAACTGGCCTCGCAGCTCGGTCTCGGCTGCGCCGTGGCCGTCCCTGGCGGCCTCGTGCGCGCCGATGGTCGGTCGCTCATGACGTATCGCTGGCGTGATGTGGAAAAGATCGACCGCAAAGGCCAGGCGCAGAAAGTTCACTCGCTGGAGCAGGATCGCATCGTGCCGGTCGAAGGGCAGGTGAGTGAGTTCATCATCGCGGGCAGCGAGGCCGTGGTCGGCTGCGACGGTCTGATCACCGCGATTGATTACAACGGCCAGCGTAACCAGTGGTGGAAGCACGAAGTGGAAGGCCGCGTGCTCGGTCTCGCCGCTGGCAACGGCCGTATCGTCGCCACCACGGATCGCGGCGTGGTCTATCTCTTCGATGGCAGCCCCGAGCCACTGCCTCCAGCCATCGCGAAGGCACCTGAGATCAAAGTGGAAGCCACGGCTGACAAAGAAGCCAAGGCCATCCTTGCCGCCACTGGCATCAACGCGGGCTATGCCGTCGAGTTCGGCGCTGGCAACGGCGATCTCGCCCTGGCGCTGGCACGGCAGTCCAACTTGCACATCCTCGCCGTGGAGCCTGATCCCGTCCGTGCGGCCGAAGCACGGCAGCGTATCGCCGCCGCCGGCCTTTACGGATCACGCATCACCGTTCACGTCGCCGCATTGAGTGCCACCGACTTCCCCAAGCAGTGCGCAAATCTGGTGATCGCTCCCAAACAAGCCGCGCAACCCGAGGTGCAGAACGAAATGCGTCGCCTGCGCCGACCCTACTCCGGCGTCCTCTGCCAGTGGCAGAAAGGCAAGATCACCTTGGAGAAAGCCATCGCGCCCGTCGGCAATGGAAGCTGGACGCATCAGAACGGCAACGCCGCCAACACGCTTTGTTCCGACGATGAGGTCGTCAAAGGCCAGCTCTCCATGTTCTGGTTCCGCGATGTCGATTTCGAAGTGGCCAACCGCCACGGCCAGGGCCCCGCGCCGCTTGTTTCTAAAGGCTACATGGTCGTCAGCGGCGTGAATGGCCTCTGCTGCCTCGACGCCTACAACGGCCGCAAACTGTGGGAGTTCGACGTGAAGAACCTGCTCCTCGACTTCGACGGCATCCATCACGATGTCGGTGTTGGCGACACCGGCGGGCCCTTCTGCATCGGTGGTGACTCGGTGTATGTGAAAAGCGGCCCGCGCTGCCTGCGCATCGAGTTGAGCACCGGCAAACTGAAAGGCGAGTTCACCACACCCGTCGCCAAAGACGCCGCCAATCGCAACTGGGGCTATCTCGCCTGGGAAAACGGCATCCTTTTCGGCTCCGTCGAGAATCAGATGCACAACGTCAGCCCGCGCTACCAGCTCACCAGCCTGCGCACCGAGTCCGTGCTGCTCTTTGCGATGGACCCCAATTCAGGCGCGGTGAAATGGCAGTACCAACCCACGGGTTCCATCCGCCACAACTCTGTCGCCATCGCGGGCGAGAAGGTCTATTTGATCGACCGCCCGATCATCGAGGCCGACCGCGTCACCAACTTCAAACGCGATGGCAAAGCCGCGCCCAAGCTCCCGCACAGCGCCGTGCCTAACGGCACTCTTTTCGCGCTCGATGCTCGCACCGGCAAGACTCTGTGGAAAAACGACAGTGACATTTGGGGCACGCAGATCTCCGTCAGTGCCAGGCACAACGTCTTGCTCATGAACTACAAGGCCGTGCGCCACAAATTCTTCGAGATCCCTTCCGAAGCCGGCGGCCGCCTCGGCGGCTTTGACATCCGCACCGGTGCCAAGCTCTGGGAGCAGCAGGTGAAGATCGAAACCCGTCCGCTGATCAACGACGACAAAATCTACGCGCAGGGCGGCTCTTGGGACCTCAAGACCGGTTCACCCCTCACTTGGGACTTTCAGCGCTCCTACGGGTGCGGTCAGATCTCCTCCAGCCGCAACCTGCTGCTCTTCCGTTCCGCCACGCTCGGCTACCTTGATCTCTCCCGCACCGCCGGCACCGAGAACTACGGCGGCATCCGCCCCAGTTGCTGGATCAACGCAATCCCCGCCTCCGGCCTCGTCCTGGTGCCCGACGGCTCCTCCAAATGCCAGTGCAGCTACCAGATGAAGTCGTGGTTCGCGCTCCAGGGGCAGTGA
- a CDS encoding alpha/beta hydrolase: MTSASSPPADTVVLIHGLGRTRRSMWVVGMWLKFCGYRVTSIGYPSHRVSIAEAVERHIGPRLAELQFAEGSRVHFVTHSLGGIVFRAWAAQRDPAFPLGRAVLLAPPNQGSQIIDELRQWRWVRWVLGPVSAELGTNADSTPNSLGPLPPETGIIMGSKDTLPVFRHLLGPESDGVVTIASSHADGETDFILLPANHATIILQPAVFRAVHRFLRTGSFKEA; this comes from the coding sequence ATGACCTCAGCAAGCTCCCCACCCGCCGACACCGTCGTCCTCATCCACGGACTTGGGCGCACGCGGCGCAGCATGTGGGTGGTGGGCATGTGGTTGAAATTCTGCGGCTATCGGGTGACGAGCATTGGCTATCCGTCACATCGCGTTTCGATTGCGGAGGCAGTAGAGAGGCACATCGGGCCGAGGCTGGCAGAACTGCAGTTCGCAGAAGGATCGCGTGTGCATTTCGTGACGCATTCACTTGGAGGGATCGTGTTTCGCGCCTGGGCGGCGCAGCGTGATCCTGCGTTTCCATTGGGGCGTGCCGTTCTGCTGGCTCCGCCGAACCAAGGGAGCCAGATCATTGATGAATTGCGTCAATGGCGCTGGGTGCGGTGGGTTTTGGGGCCGGTTTCAGCGGAACTTGGCACAAACGCAGACAGTACTCCGAACAGCCTCGGTCCGCTGCCGCCGGAAACGGGCATCATCATGGGCAGCAAGGACACGCTGCCAGTCTTCCGCCATCTCCTAGGTCCTGAGTCTGACGGTGTCGTCACCATTGCGAGTTCACATGCCGATGGGGAGACAGATTTCATCCTGCTGCCGGCGAACCACGCCACCATCATCCTGCAACCGGCTGTTTTCAGAGCGGTGCACCGCTTTCTGCGCACGGGCAGCTTCAAGGAAGCGTGA
- a CDS encoding DUF1549 domain-containing protein codes for MKMTRLLVPALFLAAAVHAAPPKKDEGIDPNKPVSFYKHIRPIFQAQCNGCHQPAKKKGDYIMTEFLALLKGGEEGGAIVPGKAAESNMLKLLKPDEKGKVEMPQKADPLHATQIALIERWINEGAKDDTPASAKAQYDMAHPPVYVTAPAITSLEYSPDGTQIAVAGYHEVLIHKADGSGVVARLVGLAERIQKLAWSPDGKKIALTGGSPARMGEIQIWDVAAKKLELSKSLTFDTLYGASWSPDGKYVAFGCGDNAMRAIEAATGKEMLFMGGHSDWVLDTVWGVDGKHVVSCGRDMTVKLTEVTTQRFIDNITSITPGALKGGVQVLSRHPSRNEILIGGTDGVPAIYRMERITKRVIGDNANLIRKFPAMEGRIFGVDFAPDGKRIAAGASYEGTGAVNIYACEYDSTMPPEVKKIVETVNGKGKELDDWVTKGVKQLSATALPCGIFSVTFSPDGKTVAAAGQDGQIRLIDAATGKIAKEFVSVPLVKEKILAASDVIADDAVRVEVKQDDKVETLHLGPTVASIEVEPANIKIGKPAEYAQLLVTAKMSDGTRADVTRMAKIVAANDGVIDIDTRGMVRPDKDGSTNVQIAFLGKTASVPVVVAGMNAPLKPDYVRNVMPIMSKLGCNAGTCHGSKEGKAGFKLSLRGYDPVYDVLAFADDLSSRRANVASPEHSLMLLKASGSVPHEGGQLTVPGELYYETLKAWISQGAKLDMKTPRVTSIELSPKNPVVEKVGARQQLRVIARYADGYVRDVTAEAFIDSGNGDVIEADKKGLMTSLRRGEAPILARFEGSYAATTITVMGDRTGFAWKDPEKWNKIDELVAQKWQRMKIEPSGVCSDEDFLRRIHLDLTGLPPKPEEVTAFLADKRDLRTKRSEIIDKLIGNPDFVEHWANKWADMLQVNSKFLGSEGATGLRAWIKQQVADNTPYDRFAYRIITATGSNKDNPAASYFKTVRTAEELSENTTHLFLATRFNCNKCHDHPFERWTMDQYYETASYFAQVDLKGDPQAKGATIGGTAVEGAKPLYEIVSDKKDGDVTHLRTNKPVSPQVPFDAELVSKTATTRRDQFATWMTSADNDYFAMSYANRIWGYLTGTGVIEPLDDIRAGNPPSNPELLQYLTNEFIQSGFNVRHLMKLIANSRTYNLSLATNKWNEDDKTNYSHAKARRLPAEVLFDSVFAVTGSMPNIPGVPKGTRAAALADAQIKLQDGFLTNFGRPARESVCECERSNEVNLGPVMALMSGPTVGDAISDPGNAIAKLTAEIQDDRQLVDAIFVRVINRHATPKEIDAALASMAGLDEENKALAAVAQAKEAEQKPLITKAEQERLLAIDTAKKELEAYKVKMAPEVKKQEEARLAAIKKAEGTVKAAFDTASAKQPNWENYLDLTTEWHLLDVKPGRVGGVEKLEVLPDGSLFATALPEGKQTNGNYQLTGKSSLAGITAIKLEMLPDDRLPNNGPGLAPDGNFVLGEFVVTTDAADAKRKRGSGVAQTLKSPKADFEQKDFPVTEALKKGNRDRGWAVSPEGGFRHEATFQFEKPITNEGGTSFTIQMTSAFQNGKYNPGRFRLWVTNSPTVRFGVPADVAVALKAAKRTPAQTATLTAHFLNQFRDYQAQKKLLATAKKPLAVDPQLIALETKHTDTQKPIVLDPKLIQLRRDSDLSTKQLTNKRLTAAQDLAWALINSPAFLFNH; via the coding sequence ATGAAAATGACTCGTCTCCTCGTCCCCGCTCTATTCCTCGCCGCCGCTGTGCATGCCGCACCGCCGAAGAAGGACGAAGGCATCGACCCGAACAAGCCGGTGTCGTTCTACAAACACATCCGCCCGATCTTCCAGGCGCAGTGCAACGGCTGCCATCAGCCGGCGAAGAAGAAGGGCGATTACATCATGACGGAGTTCTTGGCGCTGCTCAAAGGCGGCGAGGAGGGTGGCGCGATCGTTCCTGGCAAGGCGGCGGAGTCGAACATGCTCAAGCTCCTCAAACCGGACGAAAAGGGCAAAGTGGAAATGCCGCAGAAGGCGGACCCGTTGCACGCGACGCAGATTGCGCTGATCGAGCGTTGGATCAATGAAGGTGCGAAGGATGACACGCCGGCCTCGGCCAAGGCGCAGTACGACATGGCGCATCCGCCGGTTTATGTCACGGCCCCGGCCATCACCTCGCTCGAATACTCGCCGGACGGCACGCAGATCGCGGTGGCGGGCTATCATGAGGTCTTGATTCACAAAGCGGACGGCAGCGGGGTCGTCGCACGTCTCGTCGGCCTCGCGGAACGCATTCAGAAGCTCGCGTGGTCGCCCGATGGCAAGAAAATCGCCCTCACCGGCGGCAGCCCGGCGCGCATGGGCGAAATCCAGATCTGGGATGTCGCGGCGAAGAAGCTGGAACTCTCCAAATCACTCACCTTCGACACGCTTTACGGCGCAAGCTGGTCGCCCGATGGCAAATACGTCGCGTTCGGTTGCGGCGACAACGCCATGCGTGCGATTGAAGCCGCGACGGGCAAGGAAATGCTGTTCATGGGCGGCCACAGCGACTGGGTGCTCGACACCGTGTGGGGCGTTGATGGCAAGCACGTCGTCTCCTGCGGTCGCGACATGACGGTGAAGCTCACCGAGGTCACCACGCAGCGCTTCATCGACAACATCACCTCCATCACGCCTGGTGCGCTCAAAGGCGGCGTGCAGGTGCTCTCACGCCATCCTTCCCGCAATGAAATCCTCATCGGCGGCACCGACGGCGTGCCCGCGATCTATCGCATGGAGCGCATCACCAAGCGTGTCATCGGTGACAACGCGAATCTCATCCGCAAATTCCCCGCCATGGAGGGCCGCATCTTCGGCGTCGATTTTGCCCCCGATGGCAAACGCATCGCCGCTGGCGCCTCGTATGAAGGCACCGGCGCGGTGAACATCTACGCCTGCGAGTACGACAGCACCATGCCGCCCGAGGTGAAGAAGATCGTCGAAACCGTGAACGGCAAAGGCAAGGAACTCGACGATTGGGTCACCAAGGGCGTGAAGCAGCTCAGCGCCACCGCGCTGCCCTGCGGCATCTTCAGTGTCACCTTCAGTCCCGATGGCAAGACCGTCGCTGCTGCGGGTCAGGATGGCCAGATCCGCCTCATTGATGCCGCCACCGGCAAGATCGCGAAGGAATTCGTCTCCGTGCCGTTGGTGAAGGAAAAAATCCTCGCCGCGAGTGATGTGATCGCTGACGACGCCGTGCGCGTCGAAGTGAAGCAGGATGACAAGGTCGAAACGCTCCACCTCGGCCCCACCGTGGCCTCCATCGAGGTCGAACCGGCGAACATCAAGATCGGCAAGCCCGCCGAATACGCGCAGCTTCTCGTCACTGCCAAAATGAGCGATGGCACCCGCGCGGACGTCACTCGCATGGCAAAAATTGTCGCCGCCAACGACGGCGTCATCGACATCGACACCCGCGGCATGGTGCGTCCCGATAAAGACGGCAGCACGAATGTGCAGATCGCCTTCCTGGGCAAAACCGCCAGCGTGCCCGTCGTCGTCGCCGGCATGAACGCCCCTTTGAAACCCGATTACGTGCGCAATGTGATGCCCATCATGTCGAAGCTCGGCTGCAATGCCGGCACCTGCCACGGCTCGAAGGAAGGCAAGGCCGGCTTCAAGCTCAGCCTGCGCGGTTACGATCCGGTGTATGACGTGCTCGCCTTTGCCGATGATCTCTCCAGCCGTCGCGCGAACGTCGCCTCGCCGGAGCATTCGCTCATGCTGCTCAAGGCCAGCGGCAGCGTGCCGCATGAAGGCGGCCAGCTCACCGTGCCGGGCGAACTCTATTATGAAACACTCAAGGCCTGGATCAGCCAGGGCGCGAAGCTCGACATGAAAACGCCCCGCGTCACCAGCATCGAACTCTCGCCAAAAAATCCCGTCGTCGAAAAAGTCGGCGCACGCCAGCAGCTCCGTGTCATTGCCCGCTATGCCGATGGTTATGTCCGAGACGTGACCGCCGAGGCCTTCATCGACAGCGGCAACGGCGATGTCATCGAAGCGGATAAAAAAGGCCTCATGACCAGTCTGCGTCGTGGCGAAGCGCCGATCCTCGCCCGCTTTGAAGGCAGTTATGCCGCCACCACCATCACCGTCATGGGCGACCGCACCGGCTTCGCGTGGAAGGATCCCGAGAAGTGGAACAAGATCGACGAACTCGTCGCACAGAAGTGGCAGCGCATGAAGATCGAGCCTTCCGGCGTCTGCAGCGATGAAGATTTCCTCCGCCGCATCCATCTCGATCTCACCGGCCTGCCGCCGAAGCCCGAAGAAGTCACCGCCTTCCTCGCCGACAAACGTGACCTGCGCACGAAGCGCAGCGAGATTATCGACAAACTCATCGGCAACCCCGATTTCGTCGAGCATTGGGCCAACAAATGGGCCGACATGCTGCAGGTGAACTCCAAATTCCTCGGCAGCGAAGGCGCCACCGGCCTGCGTGCGTGGATCAAGCAGCAGGTCGCCGACAACACGCCGTACGACCGCTTCGCCTACCGTATCATCACCGCCACCGGCTCGAACAAGGACAACCCCGCCGCCTCCTACTTCAAGACCGTGCGCACCGCCGAAGAACTCTCGGAAAACACCACGCACCTGTTTTTGGCGACCCGTTTCAACTGCAACAAGTGCCATGACCATCCCTTCGAGCGCTGGACGATGGACCAGTACTATGAAACCGCGTCCTACTTCGCCCAGGTCGATCTCAAAGGCGATCCACAGGCCAAGGGAGCCACCATCGGCGGCACCGCCGTTGAAGGCGCAAAGCCGCTGTATGAAATCGTCTCTGACAAAAAAGACGGCGACGTGACGCACCTGCGCACCAACAAGCCCGTGTCGCCCCAAGTGCCGTTTGATGCCGAACTGGTCAGCAAAACCGCCACCACCCGCCGCGACCAGTTTGCCACCTGGATGACCAGCGCGGACAACGATTACTTCGCCATGAGCTACGCCAACCGCATCTGGGGCTACCTCACCGGAACCGGCGTCATCGAGCCGCTCGACGACATCCGCGCCGGCAATCCGCCGAGCAATCCCGAGCTGCTACAATACCTCACGAACGAGTTCATCCAGAGCGGCTTCAACGTGCGCCATCTGATGAAGCTCATCGCCAACAGCCGCACCTACAACCTCAGCCTCGCCACGAACAAATGGAACGAGGACGACAAAACGAACTACAGCCACGCCAAGGCGCGTCGTTTGCCCGCTGAAGTGCTCTTTGACTCCGTCTTCGCCGTCACCGGCAGCATGCCAAACATCCCCGGCGTGCCCAAAGGCACCCGCGCCGCCGCTTTGGCCGATGCACAGATCAAACTGCAAGACGGCTTCCTCACCAACTTCGGCCGCCCCGCGCGTGAGAGCGTGTGCGAGTGCGAACGCAGCAACGAGGTCAATCTTGGCCCCGTCATGGCCCTCATGAGCGGCCCCACCGTCGGCGATGCCATCAGCGATCCCGGCAACGCCATCGCCAAGCTCACCGCCGAGATCCAGGACGACCGTCAGCTCGTCGATGCCATCTTCGTCCGCGTCATCAACCGCCACGCCACGCCCAAGGAAATCGACGCCGCCCTCGCCAGCATGGCCGGACTCGATGAGGAGAACAAAGCCCTCGCTGCGGTCGCGCAGGCCAAAGAAGCCGAGCAGAAGCCTCTCATCACCAAAGCCGAGCAGGAACGCCTGCTCGCCATCGACACCGCGAAAAAGGAACTCGAAGCCTACAAAGTCAAAATGGCCCCCGAGGTGAAGAAACAGGAGGAAGCCCGTCTCGCCGCCATCAAGAAGGCCGAAGGCACCGTGAAAGCCGCTTTTGACACCGCGTCCGCCAAGCAGCCGAATTGGGAGAACTACCTCGATCTCACCACCGAATGGCATCTTCTCGATGTGAAGCCCGGTCGCGTCGGAGGCGTCGAAAAACTCGAAGTGCTGCCCGATGGCTCGTTGTTCGCCACCGCATTGCCCGAAGGCAAACAAACCAACGGCAACTACCAACTCACCGGCAAATCGAGCCTCGCAGGCATCACCGCCATCAAGCTCGAAATGCTTCCCGATGACCGCCTGCCCAACAACGGCCCCGGCCTCGCTCCTGACGGCAATTTCGTCCTCGGCGAGTTCGTCGTCACCACCGATGCCGCTGATGCCAAACGCAAACGCGGCTCCGGCGTGGCCCAAACGCTCAAGAGCCCGAAAGCCGACTTCGAGCAGAAGGACTTCCCCGTCACCGAGGCGCTGAAAAAAGGCAATCGCGACCGCGGCTGGGCCGTGAGTCCCGAAGGCGGCTTCCGCCACGAGGCGACGTTCCAATTTGAAAAGCCCATCACGAATGAAGGCGGCACCAGCTTCACCATCCAGATGACCTCCGCCTTCCAAAACGGCAAATACAACCCCGGCCGCTTCCGCCTCTGGGTCACCAACAGCCCCACCGTCCGCTTCGGCGTCCCCGCCGATGTCGCCGTCGCCCTCAAAGCCGCGAAACGCACCCCCGCGCAAACCGCCACCCTCACCGCCCACTTCCTGAACCAGTTCCGCGACTACCAAGCCCAGAAAAAGCTCCTCGCCACCGCCAAAAAGCCCCTCGCCGTCGATCCGCAGCTCATCGCTTTGGAAACGAAGCATACCGACACCCAAAAGCCCATCGTCCTCGACCCCAAGCTGATCCAACTCCGCCGCGACAGCGACCTCAGCACCAAACAGCTCACGAATAAGCGTCTGACCGCCGCGCAGGATCTGGCCTGGGCCTTGATCAACTCACCGGCGTTTTTGTTTAATCATTGA